CCCTCTTCAGAATTACACAGTGCGTAGTCTCACTTACAGTggcggcgcagtgtaattacaagtgctgggggccattcaagtgaatggggagaCAAGAGACGATGCGCAGTGTAATTctgaagagaaagcagtgctcaCATGAATGCCACCTActcttcaaacaggtgatcggcggggttccaggactcggacccccgccaatataatattgatgacctatcctgaggataggtcatcagtataaaaccccTGCACGACCCCTTTAAGGATGGCATGCTTTTTTCTTAAAATCAAAGGGAAAAATAATCCCTCATGAACTGGGATGGATTTTTTACGGTAATAGTTCTATTACCATATATTGTACTTTAAGGGATTGAACTTGTAAAATATACAGAATGATTTGTGTACAAAATTGTGACCACTGGAGAAAGTTGTATGGCCACAGTTGTGAAGGCTTCAGGGCGGCATGTGCAGCCTGGGTTCCAGGGGATCAGCTGCATTTCCCAGAGTAATGTTCAGGCAGTGGCGtagatagagaagtaagggccccataacaAGGATCAAacaaggccccccacacaggacaaaaTGGTTTTCGCCTAAAcctctttcaatgacccttgggccatttttcccactgcctcatttgctaaaagttgttcctttagagggtagagtcctgaccaagttttcacccccagtagaagaggggatgatcccaactaggCCCccccttgccctgggccccatagcagtcgcatggtctcccgctatggtagttacgcccctgtgttCAGGACAGATGAGTTCAACCATAGAGAGTGGAAGGACTGTACTTTCTATTACAACCGGAGAGTGTAAGAAAGACGGACAAAGACAAGGACAAacacacaaaaacacaaaaatgtgatatatttatagaatgCAGACACAGGGCCATGGTGATACATAGAAGAAAAGACAAACATATACAGAAACCAAAACATGGTTACAGTTACATGTACAAACAGAAGTGACATATACACACAGACATGTACGGAACACGGTAACAGCATTGGGAGACTGTTGTCACGACCAATGAAACAGAGTAAAGacaagtgtagtgtcccactatgtcGCGTACTGCACAAGGCCGTAACAGACATCTGAAGTCAATGCAGGAATATGCAGGAGAGATCTAGTTGTCTTGAATTCACCTTGTCTAGGTGTGGAGGAGGTTTCAGGCACTCAGCTGTAGCAGTTTTTGCATTTTTCACGTCCGGCCCTCTATAGAACAgtctacagacaagaataggacatgttctagctttTTGCGTGTgccgcggaacggacatatggatgcggatggCACACGGTGCTGTACAAGCCCTTGGCTATTTTTGTcaatcccatagagatgaatggtgcGGCAATTCGCATGCTCCACctgatgctccattcatttctgggtTCCTACCAGGGTACGGGCCCCCCGTtattataatcaatggggataggggataacttgataacccctttaatgtagtcTAAAATAAATCTCCACCTACTGCTCGGTCCTTCCCTACGTCAAAGGGGATTTCATCATCAGTCGCACTCTGACTGATCTCACGATTATGGCCTCATTTACTACATATAAAAGTAAAATATGTCCCAACATGGGACATTCAGTTGGGTTTCATAAAGTTGCCCACATTTGTTCACATTTTGCAGCACGCTGGGTACAGGCCTGCTGCAAAATCAAGCTCTTTGGACAATGTGCATGAGGAGGATTATCAGACATTTACAAGTCCCTGTATACAGCCTGTGAGTCCCGTATTTCATGGATCATATAGGGAAGTTGCGTCTATCGTTGGCCAGGTTCTTTACAGCATTCCTCAGTGCACACCCCTGATCACAGAGGACTGGTGACTCAGACACAGCGTAGATACTGTCCCCTATTATAAGCTCACCCTCCATAGAATCTGTCTCACTGTCTTCCCCAAGATCCCCCTCTTCTTCCATGAGTAATTGTGAGTCACAGGAGAGCAGTGACGAGGTGGAGTGATTAGTGATGGACCCCTCTCTGCTTACGGAAACTAACGAAAAAGGCAAACATGTGAATATGTGACGCCAAGGACAGGAGACGGATAAGAAGTGACAGTCATCTACAAAACAGGAACAGAAAATCCACTGTGAGTCCTTGTGTAGAGGAAGGGTTAGTAGTACATCAACAGAATAGACGAAACAAGCATCTGCAAGTACATGGccgaagagtactttcacactagcgtttttcttttccggcactgagttccgtcaaaagggctcaataccggaaaagaactgatcagttttatccccatgcattctgaatggagagcaatccgtacaggatgcatcaggatgtcttcagttcagtcattttgactgatcaggcaaaagataaaaccgcagcatgctacggttttatctccggcgaaaaaaactgaagacttgcctgaaaccggcatttttttcccataggaatgtattagtgcattcaaaataccggaatgccggatcagtctttccgttctgcgcatgcgtagaccaaaaaaaaaggtgaaaaaaatgaatgccggatccgttttgacggaTGACATCGGAAAGACGGattcggcatttcaatgcatttttctaactgatcaggcatctttaaagaggacctttcatcagtataattttaataaactaataaccctacctaatagtgcggcttccactgatgttccccctttttttttttttttaaatcgaccacCGAATGTTGAAATAATAGCCCCGTTTGTTCTGGTGCAGCGCCTGTCTCTTAAGCGCttttttgtatggggcgttgctaaacttttttctttgctatgggccttggctgagagcgcagccaatcagagcgctcctCTCTCAGCCAGGCAGATCAGATAGAAAGATCAGCGAAAGATCAGATAGACCGGCCGAGGGACGAGACGGGTGTGGAAGCAGCGGTACGAGCGGCAGGGTAAGTATCATAATCATCCCCTAGACATCGCTGCAACAGGATGTTATGAAGCTaaagttctcgcgagaactttagctccttctgcctggctgagagaggagcgctctgattggctgcgctctcagccaaggcccatagcaaagaaaaaagtttagcaacgccccatacaaaaaagcgctcgagtgacaggcgctgcaccagaacaaacggggctattatttcaacattcggtggtcgattaaaaaaaaaaaaaggggggaacatcagtggaagccgcactattaggtagggttattagtttattaaaattatactgatgaaaggtcctctttaagactcatcaggatcctgatcagtcttacaaatgccatcagttggcatacgttttaccggatcactctgccacaagtgtgaaagtagccttagatgccaGTACGATAATTCGGCAATTTAAAAAAACATCTAATGGCTGCCATAGGGGTCGTCATGTACAAAGCATGTGTTCCAAATGACTGAAAACCCTCCACTCACACCATCTTGCATTGATCACCTTTGCTTACCAGAGCTGGCTAACGGAAGCACTGCTTACCTGCTGAGATGACCACCACCTCCGCCATAGAACAAAGGCCAGCAATGGTGGTCAACTCAATTTGAGCCCAGGCAAAGGGAGTATAGAACTGCTTATAACAGACTATGGCAGTGGAttcaccgaagttatgaagaggtgcaggcctctatataacttcagcgcatccagcgccagttttaaatgtaagacagcttctgaatggtcttacatttagacattttctacacctaaaacaggcgtagaaaatggtaaatgagacgggcctaccgACCCGCCCACGCCAGGCCCACCTATTTAGATCTGGCGTGAGTGGGGCGAAGTCGCAGACAGCCGTGGCGCCgatatctgcgcctgaaatacgcctaatttaggcttaTTTCAGCATAGCAAATAACCCCCTATATGAATAATACATGGTTGGTGGCTGGGTAGGTGAGAAGGATACGGGGAAGTTTAGAGAAAGGAATAAAATTATAACTAATAAAGTATAGGTCGCTAAACAACCGCACAGTGTAACAATAACTGcagcagatttactaatcataCTGAGGCCAGAATTTGGCGCACATGCTGTATTTTAGACACTCACTTGAAAAAGGGACATGGCTTAATGGCACCATAATAATATTATATGTGACAAATGTCTGCCAATATTTTAGCACACAATTTGGGTGCAAAGTAATCAGACCAATAGGTGTAAAGTTAGCCAAATATATCATCCACCCTGAGCCACTGATACATATGGCGTGTCTTTATGCTGCCTAAGTGCACACGGTCTACATTTTAGACTGGATTAGGCTGGTTTGACATCACTGTttctttttccgttcttctgatccgataGAAGAGCAAAAAATAACAggttcctgtaaaaaaaaaaaaaaaaaaaaaacggatcttgtGCATCCATTATgcgcatttggcatccgtttgagccatttcaatctgaaattaatttttttaagatgggaaaaaagtcctgcaagtAGTACTTTTTCCCCaaactaaaaaaaattgattgagactgaaatggctcaaacggatgccaaatgtgcataatggCTGCacaagatccgtttttttttctcttcttctgacggattagaagaacagaaaaacaaaCAGTGATCTAGTAAACCTGCTCCGCCTTTACATGCAGGACAGCAGTTGCTATAGCTATCCAGCAGGTGGCACCATAGCACTTCTATTGCACCTCAGCATTACGGCCACTttttcacattgaaaaaaaaaatctgcgatTTTCCCATAGACTACAATACTAAACTATTTCTATCTGTGATATTGAAGATCTAATAATTTCATGTGCAAACCAGctgaagaggaaaaaaaaaaaaaatcaaatctcTTCAATTTTCCCATTCTACAAATAAGCCCTCAGCGACCACTAATACACGGCTGTCACTAAGGGGCCCGATGTGAGTGTTGCACGAGTCTCCCGGGCAGCAGAGAGTGGGAGCTTGGCTCTCGCATTAAACGCCACACTCCTGCTGTAATGTCCCAGATGGGCAGAAGCGCTGATCGTGACCATTAATCTTTTAGATGCCGCGGGGAATAGCGTtctctccctctgtctcccattagAACCCCATGAATGAGATCTCCCAAAAAGTGTCATGCACCcctaaataataccaataaaagttgtcctgcaaaaatcaagccctcacactgctccgtagaaataaaaataaaaaagttatgggtcttgggatgcggcaATGCAAATActtaggagcttactgcatattgTTTATACATTGAACGCAATAACAGAACAGACAGTACATAATTAGCTAATGAGCTCCCCCCATGTTGACTTGCAGGCAGAATTATATAAGataacactatgggggtcatttattaacaccGATGTTTTAGACTCCTGCGCTGGCGCTTGatgagcttaaagggcttctgtcaccccactaaacagttttattttttttggttagttataatccctatactgcgatttttttcatacatactgtaattaatcatttctgttcagtagattatgttaaaaacatatttttaaaatatgcaaaataccttgctaccagcaagtagggcggctacttgctggtagcagccgcatcctccgatcctaaagacgccccctccgcatgctgattgacagggccagcggacgggatctttctctgctggccctgtttgcattcaaaatctggcgcctgcgccgtacctgtcttcagtcggcgcaggcgcactgagaggcggacgctcgctcggccgctccattctcaatgcgcctgcgccaatgatgtcacatctacacccggcgcaggcgcattgaggaaggagcgaccgagcgagcgtcctcctctcagtgcgcctgcgccgactgaataccgttacggcgcaggcgcgagatcttgatagcagacaggaccagccagaggacgatcccgtccgctggccctgtcaatcaacatgcggagggggcgtctttaggatcggaggatgcggctgctaccagcaagtagccgccctacttgctggtagcaaggtaatttgcatatttttaaagtaaatttttaacataatctactgaacagaaatgattaattacagtatgtatgcataaatcgcagtatagggattataactaaccaaaaaaaataaaaactgtttagtggggtgacagaagccctttaagttcggTAGaggagcctctacataacttcagagtATTCCTTGCCGGTCTAAAtatatgccagctcccttgctggcgtagatttagataattttctacgtGTAAAACAGGCATGGATAATGAGTAATGAGACGGGCTGGCATGGCCGCCCCCTTCCCCGCTCAAGCCACATCCACTTTTTTAGAATTAGCGTACGTGGCTCGGATGGGGAAGAAGAAGTCACAGATTTGGCCGCAAATCCCCAAACAAATCTGCAACAGTTATATGCCAAAAATTGGCGTATAtctattcataaatgaccccctatgtctaTTCAGCAGATTAAAGCTCTATATAAAAATAGAGTTGTCACTAAACTAACTAAATGAATCAACACATGGAGCAAGAATAATAAGACTGGCATTACACAGTCTTACATAGCGCTACGCCAGTCTTAGTACAAAGTCCATAGGTACACCTATGAGCTGGCGAAGATTTTATTTATCATTTATGCCAGAAGCCACGCCCTTTGTGCTAAGCTCCACCCAATTTTGAAAAGAGACGAATGCACCATAGTTTTCACACTacaatagtggtgtaaaacacttcATGCATGTGCCCCAGTGTCTGACCTATAGAAGATATGGTATAAAAGGTAGACATTcactgtaaggctacatgcacacgaccgtgctgttttttgcggtaagcaaaccgcggatctgcaaaaaacggaagccgcccgtgtgccttccgcaatttgcggaatggaacgggcggcccattgtagacatgcgaaaaacggacaagaataggacatgctatattttttttgcgaggccacggaacggtgcaaaggatgcggacagcacacggagtgctgtccgcatcttttgcggccccattgaagtgaatgggtccgcacccgagccgcaaaaacggcggctcggatgcggaccaaaacaacggtcgtgtgcatgaggtctaagacCCACAAGAAGATGCAAACAAAGCCTCGTAGACATCATGTGCCCATGTTCTTATGATCTTACTACTTCTCTTGGCCTTCTTCAGGCATAGAGCTCCTGCAATCAAAGTGATCAGTCCTAGTCCAAAGACTACAGCCGAGACACTGATCTTCACAATCTGAACGGAGGTCAGACCAGCTTCTGTGTGAATAAGAAATAAGTGTCAAACTAATACACATTTTACTTCAGAGAGACAGTGAAAAAAACAGTAAAAAGAACCGAAAAAGtacattttgtgaaaaaaaactgtaaaaagaacagaaaaagtACATGTAGTACATGCAGCATTCTGATTAGccccttaggctaggtctacatagTGACTTGTGGCAGCGCTGATCGCAATGTATAAGAGTGAATGTGATTGTGCAGAAATCTAGCGGGTTTGGATTGCTGCCACCAGTCCTGTTGCAGACACAAAAACTTGCAGGTTGCTACACAACCacattaaggctaggtctacacgacgacatgtgtcgctcactagggcacaactacactgcgacatttgtcgcactaattttgcgcgacaatttttataatgatagtctatggtgtcgcaatgcgacatgctgcgacgcgacagtcgcagaaaaatccaactCGAatagattttttgcgactgtcgacaagaataggacatgttctatttttaagcTAAAAAATCTTTAGAAGTCAtagctaaaaaatatttttttcacttggtctttattaaaaaatatagagcccttttttctgtaaaGAGCTAAGATGCTCCACCATTATTGCCAATGTATGCCTAGTGCCAGTACATAATGTTTCTGTTGCTCAGCCAGTGCCAGCTCCTCCATCAATGTGCCtggtgcagtcgcagcatgtcgcaagtCACGGTGCGATAccacatagactatcattataaaaattgtcgcgcaggACATTGATGCGACAAATGTCGGCGTCTAGACCTAGCCTAATGCTTTAATGCACGCGACCATATCCGTTTTGCTGTCCACAACCTGCAGATCTTCAAAACACGGATAATGGCCATGTGCAACCCGCACTTTCTCGTTCTGCAGGTCCTGCACCAttgtagaaatacctattcttgtttaccgtatagacaagaataggacatgttctatttttttttcgcaGCCGAGGAACGAACATACGTAcaccttgtgctgtccgcatcttttgtggcccatagaaatgaatgggtctgcatactATACGCAAAAAATGTGAATCAGATGTAGACAAAATATATGGTCATGTCCTCAAGTCCTAACTATCATTAGTTGAGATGTAGTAGCGCAATATTGCAATCTTATGTCACGTAACCACAAGTCGCTGTGTAGCCCTTCCTTAAGACTCACAAGCCGTCTGTTAGGCCCTACTGCAAACAGGGCTGTAAGAGTGAGACTACACATGGCAGATATTTTCCGCTATGGAATTTACTGAAAATTGGGCATGCTTTGCAAATCCATGATCTTAATACTGCACAGATTTTTTCCCGCTGTAGGTACTAAAAGCTTCAACCACATGAATTGTTGTGGATTTtcctaccaaatctgcagtgAAAATCTGTAACAATTTCACCATATCTCAACTCACCCTATGATATTTTTCCAAAAGAAAATATAAGGTGCCAgcagattaacataaaaaatcagaGTGTAAAAAATAGGTTTTATCaactaaactaaaaaaaactaaaaatacagTCACGTGCCTTGGTTTAATTTCAGTTTTTTGGTCTcaatgtttttaatttttgaaTAGACTGTCCCAGTACAGTTGTTTGTTCAATATACTAAATTGGATTAATTATCAATTGAATACATTGCTTATACATGTTGCGCCCCCTGCATTTTTTGTAATAGTACTTCTATTTTTTACAGTATCAATTGTGGAATTCTAAAGGCAAGATGCCGAGGTTGAAGAAAAATTTCTCGATCCTACGTGCTTCCCAGTTAAAGAAGATGGAATGAATAAGATACTAAAATACATTAAAAGAAAGTTCGGACAGATATGGCAGCTCCCTGTGGGACTTTGTCTGCCTCCAACTTACTCCATGTTTTCATCATAGGTTCATCTAGGCTTTGATGTTCTACGAAGCAAGTATAGTTATCTTCAGGTAGGGAGCCCCTCAAATCTAGTTTCGTAACAACCTGGTAGGTCCAGTCCCCAGATCGTACAGCCTGAGTTTCATTCCTAACCACAGTGTTTTCATTTTTAATCCAAGTAACAACAATGTTTTGAGGGTAAAAGCCCCACACATGGCAGATTAGTACCGGGAGACTTTCCCCAGCAAACTGCTCAGGAGAAAATAATTCCATAGATGGTTTCACTGCAGAGAAATAAAGTAGTATGTATTAGATAGATTCAAAAAGAATGGACAGTCAGATATGAAAATTGTCCTACTCATTCAGATCTACATGTTtatatggagcagtattatagtagttatattactgtacataggagaagtattatagtagttatattcttgtacataggagcagtattatagtagttatattcctgtacataggagcagtattatagtagttatattcttgtacataggagcagtattatagtagttatattcttgtacataggaggcagtattatagtagttatattcttggatataggagcagtattatagtagttatattcttaaccatatttctttttattgaggtaaGAAATCAAGGCCACAAGCCCACACAAGACATCAGTATCATAACATTAAAAGTTACAGTAGTTATCCAGCATACAAGTCATGTGTAGACAGTACCAgcgattatcatcatcatcatcaccataaaacaaacatcaaaaggaggaaaaaaaggggaggagggggagacaatgggttaggtgggggagggggcagagaAGTGAGGGAatcctgctctatcatgtgaaatTCCTGTGTGATTTCCATGGGGACCATAGCTTTAGAAAACAATGGCGAGAGTTTGTTTCCCAATGCGCCAATTCCTCAAAGCGGTAGATATGATCTACCTTGTCCGTCCACATATCTAGATTTGGAGGGGAATCAGTTTTCCACAAAAGGGGAACTAGCAATCTCGCAGCTGTGATCAGCATTGTAGGGAGATTATTCTTAGCAGGGGTTATCGTGCTATTAGGGCACCACAGTAGGATAAGTTTGGCATCTAATACAACTTTAGTCTTGCAAACGCTATTAATCATTGGTTCTATCAATTTCCAAAACGGTTGGATCTTATGGCAGAACCACCAGATGTGTGATAATGAACCGGTTTctatgccacacctccagcacacctcaggtacctcaggattaagtttgtgcaagaattcaggagttttgtaccatctacttagtagcttaaaagaattctcctgaatTCTTACACAGCGACTGAAGCCATGAGAGTGGGCTAAAACAAAGGCCCTCTCTGGTTCCGTTAGGGTCATAGAAAGCTCTCGCTCCCATGAAGTCACATAACCGAGCTCTGGAGGTAAAGAGGAAAG
The Bufo bufo chromosome 8, aBufBuf1.1, whole genome shotgun sequence genome window above contains:
- the LOC121009462 gene encoding HLA class II histocompatibility antigen, DM beta chain isoform X1; its protein translation is MSANASISDWTAEMRGSVAGMLLVYSAISLPATGYVMQEITLCTYGDDKQGNITFYFRIAFNHQPVLGYDNHEKMFFPYQSIPQMNEVVKKFTTEFNTKPDMLHYVTAEEKRCKDEKKTFWNDTVERRVKPSMELFSPEQFAGESLPVLICHVWGFYPQNIVVTWIKNENTVVRNETQAVRSGDWTYQVVTKLDLRGSLPEDNYTCFVEHQSLDEPMMKTWKAGLTSVQIVKISVSAVVFGLGLITLIAGALCLKKAKRSNDCHFLSVSCPWRHIFTCLPFSLVSVSREGSITNHSTSSLLSCDSQLLMEEEGDLGEDSETDSMEGELIIGDSIYAVSESPVLCDQGCALRNAVKNLANDRRNFPI